A single window of Pseudoalteromonas ulvae UL12 DNA harbors:
- a CDS encoding DNA topoisomerase family protein, with the protein MSKIDHSLFAAHEHALEKEYEICPQCGSELVIRHSKSGPFIGCANYPACSYTKPLVEHEVDVLKVLDDSPCPQCSRPLVVKNGRYGMFIGCSGFPDCHYIASQIEEETAKLPQCPKCHKHHLVKRSNKSGKNFYSCDGYPSCKYIVNFLPVDQACPLCGWGIMLEKHTSSSVTLLCPQKACGFKLKQ; encoded by the coding sequence ATGAGTAAAATCGATCATTCTTTATTTGCAGCCCATGAGCATGCCTTAGAAAAAGAATATGAAATTTGTCCTCAATGCGGTTCGGAGCTTGTGATCCGTCATAGTAAGTCAGGACCATTTATTGGGTGTGCTAATTACCCAGCCTGTAGCTACACGAAGCCGCTAGTAGAACATGAAGTTGATGTTCTAAAGGTACTTGATGACTCTCCATGTCCACAATGTAGCCGTCCTTTAGTCGTTAAAAATGGTCGTTATGGTATGTTTATTGGCTGTTCAGGGTTTCCTGATTGCCACTATATTGCATCACAAATAGAGGAAGAAACAGCTAAGCTACCGCAATGCCCTAAATGTCATAAACATCACTTAGTGAAGCGTAGCAACAAATCTGGTAAAAACTTTTATTCGTGCGATGGTTATCCAAGCTGCAAATACATTGTTAACTTCTTACCGGTTGATCAAGCTTGTCCTCTGTGTGGTTGGGGCATTATGCTTGAAAAGCACACGAGTTCATCTGTGACACTTTTGTGTCCTCAAAAAGCATGTGGCTTTAAGTTAAAACAGTAG
- a CDS encoding DUF494 family protein, giving the protein MFDILMYLFENYIHSESEVYVEQSELTDELIRAGFNRAEIYKALDWLEQLADLQHCDELPYLNVKPVQSVRIFTDSECEKLDVTCRGFLLFLEQINVIDSETREMVIDRLFALDKAYIGLEDLKWVVLMVLFNVPGKEQAYAQMEDLLFDEPTGLLH; this is encoded by the coding sequence ATGTTTGATATCCTCATGTATTTATTTGAGAATTATATTCATAGCGAATCTGAAGTCTATGTTGAGCAAAGTGAGCTGACAGATGAACTGATCAGAGCGGGCTTTAATCGAGCCGAGATTTACAAAGCTCTTGATTGGTTAGAGCAATTAGCTGATTTACAGCATTGTGATGAATTACCTTACTTAAATGTGAAACCCGTGCAATCAGTGAGAATTTTTACTGATTCTGAATGTGAAAAGCTCGATGTTACATGTAGAGGTTTTTTGTTATTTCTTGAGCAGATTAATGTCATCGACAGTGAAACCCGTGAAATGGTAATAGACAGACTCTTTGCACTTGATAAAGCTTACATAGGTCTTGAAGATCTAAAGTGGGTTGTTTTGATGGTGTTGTTTAACGTACCCGGTAAAGAGCAAGCGTATGCTCAAATGGAGGATTTACTATTTGATGAGCCAACAGGTTTGTTGCACTAG
- the dprA gene encoding DNA-processing protein DprA yields MEEQQNNELKMWLVFYLCKGLGPKKLDLLKQHTELTHLLTFNEAQLASLGLSSDIIKQLLHPNWYYIDTLIDYLSQNAITAIYYSHPCYPSQLKEISAAPLILFCKGNIDLLCKSQIAVVGSRSATPNGIEIASEFASAMSHQGIVVTSGLAGGIDAAAHKGALAVSGETIAVVGTGVDVIYPKKNRLLFEQLLSSGLIVSELLPGTKAHASHFPRRNRIIAGLSLGVLVVEAEIKSGSLITARYAIEQNREVFAVPGSLFNPYSHGCHYLIKQGAKLTETLDDIFEELGLLVKNGLYNKVEVDNLEQVDPVLTQLGYEATSVDVLAERTQIPVEQLLTRLLDLELANQVERVLGGYIKLRSY; encoded by the coding sequence ATGGAAGAACAGCAAAATAACGAGCTCAAAATGTGGCTCGTTTTTTATTTGTGCAAAGGGTTGGGTCCAAAGAAGCTGGATTTATTAAAGCAACATACAGAATTAACTCATCTTTTAACGTTTAATGAAGCGCAGTTAGCATCGCTTGGTCTCTCAAGTGATATTATCAAACAACTGCTCCATCCGAATTGGTATTATATTGATACTTTAATTGATTATTTATCTCAGAACGCCATTACAGCAATCTATTATTCCCACCCTTGTTACCCTTCACAATTAAAAGAAATCAGCGCTGCACCTTTAATTTTATTCTGTAAAGGGAATATTGATTTGTTGTGCAAATCACAAATAGCAGTTGTTGGTAGTCGAAGCGCTACTCCTAATGGTATTGAAATAGCTTCTGAATTTGCATCTGCAATGAGTCATCAAGGGATCGTCGTGACTTCTGGGCTGGCTGGTGGGATTGATGCTGCAGCTCATAAAGGCGCGTTAGCGGTCAGTGGTGAGACGATCGCAGTCGTTGGTACAGGTGTTGATGTCATTTATCCCAAGAAAAATCGTTTGTTGTTTGAGCAGTTACTATCAAGTGGCTTGATAGTGAGTGAGCTTCTTCCTGGGACGAAAGCGCACGCTAGTCACTTTCCACGACGAAATCGTATTATTGCGGGTTTGTCTTTGGGGGTATTGGTTGTAGAAGCTGAAATAAAAAGTGGTTCGCTGATTACTGCTCGCTATGCAATTGAACAAAACCGGGAAGTTTTTGCAGTCCCTGGATCGCTATTTAATCCTTACTCACATGGTTGTCATTACTTGATTAAGCAAGGGGCTAAATTAACCGAAACGCTTGATGATATTTTTGAAGAGTTAGGTCTTTTAGTTAAAAACGGTCTATATAATAAAGTAGAGGTCGATAATTTAGAGCAAGTAGATCCTGTTTTAACACAGCTCGGATATGAAGCAACTTCAGTTGATGTATTAGCTGAGCGAACTCAGATTCCGGTTGAGCAGCTATTAACCCGATTATTAGATTTAGAGTTAGCAAACCAAGTGGAGCGTGTTCTTGGTGGCTATATCAAACTGAGGAGTTACTAA
- a CDS encoding LysM peptidoglycan-binding domain-containing protein, producing the protein MIKKLTATVFALAMTFPSIADVLTIKKDAPQQYVVQKGDTLWDISEIYLEQPWLWPKLWRMNPQIDNPHLIYPGDMLTLVYDADGQPMLVMNQKYKKLSPGVRKTLKKADAIPTVPLEFLRPYLTYEQALDEETIASKPYVLGANEAVKSQVTDHILYVKGDLVRSQFYGIYRKGAEFIDPESQEVLAHKAKLVGTARAFRSGDIAKGEPASVRVKNVKQEVKAGDFLMPAMEGQSLPAFFSLTRPSTDINGSIIASTNDYTEFSKYEVVVINRGTDNELKAGHILDIRRPSPKVIDGTDGPKYYEDTSRYDKMTASVQGLFNESNAESKLWVPPSEKVGELMVFKVYNNLSYAIIMETMMPIRLGDTVNVDL; encoded by the coding sequence ATGATTAAAAAGCTTACAGCGACGGTTTTTGCTTTAGCAATGACATTTCCATCCATTGCTGATGTATTAACCATCAAAAAAGATGCTCCACAACAATACGTTGTGCAAAAAGGTGATACTTTGTGGGATATCTCAGAAATTTATCTTGAGCAACCTTGGCTTTGGCCTAAGTTGTGGCGTATGAATCCACAAATTGATAATCCTCATTTAATTTATCCGGGTGATATGCTGACGTTAGTGTATGACGCAGATGGCCAACCTATGTTGGTGATGAATCAAAAATATAAGAAGTTATCACCAGGTGTGCGTAAAACATTGAAAAAGGCGGATGCGATTCCAACTGTACCACTGGAGTTTTTACGTCCTTATTTAACATATGAACAAGCACTCGATGAAGAGACGATTGCAAGTAAACCATATGTCCTCGGTGCTAACGAAGCGGTGAAAAGCCAAGTAACAGATCATATTTTGTATGTGAAAGGGGATTTAGTCCGCAGTCAGTTTTATGGTATTTACCGCAAAGGGGCTGAGTTTATCGATCCTGAGTCGCAAGAAGTTTTGGCACATAAAGCGAAACTTGTTGGTACTGCTCGTGCGTTTCGAAGTGGTGATATAGCAAAAGGTGAGCCGGCTTCTGTTCGAGTGAAAAATGTTAAGCAAGAAGTCAAAGCGGGTGATTTTTTAATGCCTGCAATGGAAGGTCAATCGTTGCCAGCATTTTTCAGTTTAACGCGTCCTTCAACAGATATTAACGGCAGTATTATTGCTTCAACGAATGACTATACAGAGTTTAGCAAATATGAAGTTGTGGTTATTAACCGAGGCACTGATAACGAATTAAAAGCTGGACATATATTGGATATTCGTCGTCCATCACCTAAGGTTATAGATGGGACGGATGGCCCTAAATATTATGAAGATACATCCCGTTACGACAAAATGACGGCTTCAGTGCAAGGCTTATTTAATGAGTCGAATGCTGAAAGTAAGCTTTGGGTTCCCCCTTCAGAAAAGGTGGGAGAACTAATGGTATTTAAAGTTTATAACAACTTAAGTTATGCCATCATTATGGAAACAATGATGCCAATTCGGTTAGGGGATACAGTTAATGTAGATCTGTAA
- the def gene encoding peptide deformylase: protein MAFLEVLRFPDERLRTVAKPVAQVDDSIKKIVADMFETMYQENGIGLAATQVNIHQRIVVIDVSEDKEEQLVFINPEITKKDGSTVSEEGCLSVPHSYAKVDRAETVTVKATNIDGQEFSLDADGLLAICIQHELDHLQGKLFVDYLSPLKRQRIRTKLEKEAKLAAKA from the coding sequence ATGGCTTTTTTAGAAGTTTTACGCTTTCCAGATGAACGTCTTCGCACAGTTGCCAAACCCGTAGCTCAAGTTGATGATTCTATTAAAAAGATTGTTGCTGACATGTTCGAAACTATGTACCAAGAAAACGGTATCGGTTTAGCGGCTACACAAGTGAACATTCACCAACGTATTGTGGTGATCGATGTATCAGAAGACAAAGAAGAACAACTTGTCTTTATCAATCCTGAAATCACAAAAAAAGACGGGTCAACGGTTAGCGAAGAAGGATGCCTTTCTGTCCCTCATAGCTATGCAAAAGTAGATCGTGCCGAGACTGTCACGGTCAAAGCCACAAACATTGACGGGCAGGAGTTTTCATTGGATGCCGATGGGTTATTAGCGATTTGCATTCAACATGAATTAGATCACCTTCAAGGTAAACTCTTTGTTGATTACCTCTCTCCTCTCAAGCGTCAACGTATTCGTACCAAGCTTGAAAAAGAAGCAAAACTCGCTGCTAAAGCATAA
- the fmt gene encoding methionyl-tRNA formyltransferase — MTQALRIIFAGTPDFAARHLQALIDSEHQVIAVYSPPDRPAGRGKKLKACEVKELAVTHDIPVFQPESLKSELVQQEMAALNADLMVVVAYGMLLPLAILNTPKYGCINVHGSILPRWRGAAPIQRAIWAGDAESGVTIMQMDVGLDTGDMLSIATCPIAPDETSTTLYEKLAQLGPDALIKTVADIANGKAMGTQQDDTRANYAHKLSKDEANIDWTMDAAQIERNIRAFNPWPICFTEFAGQTVKIWQAEVVKQQGLAGEILQADKNGIVVATSDQAIKITSLQPQGKKPMTAQDFLNGRSEWVTIQSFAGQNNE; from the coding sequence GTGACACAAGCATTACGCATTATTTTTGCGGGCACGCCAGACTTTGCTGCCCGCCACCTGCAAGCACTAATTGATTCAGAACACCAAGTGATTGCTGTCTACAGCCCACCCGACCGCCCTGCGGGTCGCGGTAAAAAACTCAAAGCATGTGAAGTAAAAGAACTTGCTGTCACTCATGATATTCCTGTTTTCCAGCCTGAGTCCCTTAAAAGCGAACTCGTGCAACAAGAAATGGCCGCTCTTAACGCCGACTTAATGGTCGTTGTCGCCTATGGTATGTTGCTTCCATTAGCGATATTGAACACCCCTAAATATGGCTGTATCAATGTGCACGGTTCTATTTTACCTCGCTGGCGTGGTGCTGCTCCTATTCAACGCGCTATTTGGGCTGGAGACGCAGAATCTGGTGTAACAATTATGCAAATGGATGTAGGACTTGATACCGGTGATATGTTATCTATCGCGACCTGTCCAATTGCACCTGATGAAACCAGTACCACCTTGTATGAGAAGCTTGCGCAACTGGGTCCTGATGCACTTATCAAAACAGTAGCAGATATCGCAAACGGCAAAGCGATGGGCACCCAACAAGATGATACACGTGCTAATTACGCCCATAAGCTCTCCAAAGATGAAGCGAACATTGATTGGACAATGGATGCCGCGCAAATTGAGCGCAACATTCGTGCATTTAACCCTTGGCCTATTTGCTTTACTGAATTTGCAGGCCAGACCGTCAAAATTTGGCAGGCTGAAGTGGTCAAGCAGCAAGGGCTAGCTGGTGAAATATTACAAGCGGATAAAAATGGCATTGTTGTAGCAACGTCTGATCAAGCAATAAAAATTACCAGCCTTCAACCGCAAGGTAAAAAGCCAATGACAGCACAAGACTTCTTAAATGGCCGCTCTGAATGGGTAACGATTCAATCTTTTGCAGGTCAAAACAATGAATAA